Proteins from a single region of Anaerotignum faecicola:
- a CDS encoding glycosyltransferase, which translates to MQLPLVSIIVPIHNSEKTLNRCIDSILNQDYQKYLQ; encoded by the coding sequence GCTGCCATTGGTAAGTATAATAGTTCCGATTCACAATTCGGAAAAGACACTGAACCGGTGTATTGACAGTATATTAAATCAGGATTACCAGAAATACCTCCAGTGA